Proteins encoded in a region of the Methylosinus trichosporium OB3b genome:
- the rplX gene encoding 50S ribosomal protein L24, with translation MAAKIKKGDKVVVLTGRDKGRSGQVLQVIPTEGRAVVEGVNLVKRHQRQTRTQEAGIVTKTAPIDLSNLAIADPKDGQPTRVGFKILEDGRKVRFAKRSGEQIDG, from the coding sequence ATGGCCGCGAAGATCAAGAAGGGCGATAAAGTCGTCGTTCTCACCGGCCGCGACAAGGGACGCTCGGGCCAGGTGCTGCAGGTCATTCCGACGGAAGGCCGCGCGGTGGTGGAGGGCGTCAATCTCGTCAAGCGGCATCAGCGCCAGACGCGCACGCAGGAGGCCGGCATCGTCACCAAGACGGCGCCGATCGACCTCTCCAATCTCGCGATCGCCGATCCCAAGGACGGCCAGCCGACGCGCGTCGGATTCAAGATTCTCGAAGACGGCCGCAAGGTCCGCTTCGCCAAGCGTTCCGGAGAACAGATCGATGGCTGA
- the rpmC gene encoding 50S ribosomal protein L29, translating into MSTTKQRVSDLRAQSEDQLNDEVLKLKKEQFNLRFQRATGQLENTARVRVVRRDIARAKTITAQKRAEKLS; encoded by the coding sequence ATGAGCACGACCAAGCAACGCGTATCCGATCTTCGCGCCCAGTCCGAGGATCAGCTGAACGACGAGGTCCTGAAGCTGAAGAAGGAGCAGTTCAATCTGCGCTTTCAGCGAGCGACGGGGCAGCTCGAGAACACCGCGCGCGTGCGGGTCGTTCGTCGCGACATCGCCCGGGCCAAGACCATCACCGCGCAAAAGCGCGCCGAAAAGCTGAGTTGA
- the rplD gene encoding 50S ribosomal protein L4, with protein MQIGVTSYDGQEAGSIELADEIFGLEPRTDLIFRMIRWQLAKRRAGTHAVKNRADIARTGKKMYKQKGTGGARHGSRRVPQFIGGGRAFGPVVRSHEHDLPKKVRALALKHALSAKAKDGAIIVWENASLDAPKTKMLKAGFDKTGLTSALIIDGAEPQVNFALAARNLPKIDVLPVTGVNVYDILRRDKLVLTRAAVDALEARLK; from the coding sequence GTGCAGATCGGCGTCACGTCGTACGACGGCCAGGAGGCCGGCTCGATCGAGCTCGCGGACGAGATCTTCGGTCTCGAGCCGCGGACCGACCTCATCTTCCGCATGATCCGCTGGCAGCTCGCCAAGCGGCGTGCGGGCACCCATGCGGTGAAGAACCGCGCGGACATCGCCCGCACCGGCAAGAAGATGTATAAGCAGAAGGGCACCGGCGGCGCCCGTCACGGCTCGCGTCGCGTGCCGCAGTTCATCGGCGGCGGCCGCGCCTTCGGGCCGGTGGTGCGCAGCCATGAGCATGACCTCCCCAAGAAGGTGCGCGCCCTGGCGCTGAAGCACGCGCTCTCGGCGAAAGCCAAGGACGGCGCCATCATCGTCTGGGAGAATGCGTCGCTCGACGCGCCGAAGACGAAGATGCTGAAGGCCGGTTTCGACAAGACCGGGCTGACCAGCGCGCTGATCATCGACGGCGCCGAGCCGCAGGTGAATTTCGCGCTCGCGGCGCGCAATCTGCCGAAGATCGACGTGCTGCCGGTCACGGGCGTCAATGTCTACGACATTCTGCGCCGCGATAAGCTGGTTCTCACCCGCGCCGCGGTCGATGCGCTGGAGGCGCGCCTGAAATGA
- the rplR gene encoding 50S ribosomal protein L18 encodes MAKDVSALGRRKARVRRSIRARAYGRPRLSVFRSSEQIYAQIIDDEKGVTLVSASTLEKANRESLATGANKEAAHIVGKQIAERAIAKGITEVVFDRGAYIYHGRVQALAEGAREGGLQF; translated from the coding sequence ATGGCAAAGGACGTCAGTGCACTCGGCCGCCGCAAGGCGCGTGTTCGCCGCAGCATTCGCGCGCGCGCCTATGGTCGGCCGCGCCTTTCGGTGTTCCGCTCCTCGGAGCAGATTTATGCGCAGATCATCGACGACGAGAAGGGCGTGACGCTCGTTTCGGCGTCGACGCTCGAGAAGGCCAATCGCGAGAGCCTCGCGACCGGCGCCAACAAAGAGGCGGCGCATATCGTCGGCAAGCAGATCGCCGAACGCGCCATCGCCAAGGGAATCACCGAAGTGGTGTTCGACCGCGGCGCCTATATCTACCACGGCCGCGTGCAGGCGCTGGCCGAGGGCGCCCGTGAGGGTGGACTGCAGTTCTGA
- the rpsS gene encoding 30S ribosomal protein S19, translating into MARSIWKGPFVDGYLLKKAETARGSGRNEIIKIWSRRSTILPQFVGLTFGVHNGHKHIPVNVSEDMIGHKFGEFSPTRTFHGHAADKKSKRG; encoded by the coding sequence ATGGCTCGCTCTATCTGGAAAGGCCCGTTCGTCGACGGCTATCTGCTGAAGAAGGCGGAGACCGCGCGCGGCTCGGGACGCAACGAGATCATCAAGATCTGGAGCCGTCGCTCCACCATCCTGCCGCAGTTCGTGGGGCTGACCTTCGGCGTCCACAATGGCCACAAGCATATTCCCGTCAATGTCAGCGAGGATATGATCGGCCATAAGTTCGGCGAGTTCTCCCCGACGCGCACCTTCCACGGCCACGCCGCGGACAAGAAGTCGAAGAGAGGCTGA
- the rplP gene encoding 50S ribosomal protein L16 — protein sequence MLQPKRTRFRKAFKGRIHGNAKGGFSLNFGQFGLKAMEPERVTARQIEAARRAMTRHMKRAGRVWIRIFPDVPVSKKPTEVRMGKGKGAPELWAVRVAPGRIMFEVDGVPMQLAREALTLAAAKLPIKTRFIERIAE from the coding sequence ATGCTGCAACCCAAGCGCACCAGATTCCGCAAGGCCTTCAAGGGCCGCATCCACGGAAACGCCAAGGGCGGTTTCTCGCTCAACTTCGGCCAGTTCGGCCTGAAGGCGATGGAGCCCGAGCGCGTGACGGCGCGCCAGATCGAGGCGGCCCGCCGCGCCATGACGCGCCATATGAAGCGCGCCGGACGCGTGTGGATTCGCATCTTCCCGGATGTGCCGGTGTCGAAAAAGCCGACCGAGGTGCGCATGGGTAAAGGCAAGGGCGCGCCGGAGCTCTGGGCCGTGCGCGTCGCGCCAGGCCGCATCATGTTCGAGGTCGACGGCGTGCCCATGCAGCTCGCCCGCGAGGCCCTGACGCTCGCAGCGGCGAAGCTGCCCATCAAAACGCGCTTCATCGAGCGCATCGCCGAGTGA
- the rpsH gene encoding 30S ribosomal protein S8 — MSISDPLGDLLTRIRNAQMRRKDKVSTPGSRLRGHVLDVLKDEGYIRGYTTTDFGNGRTEFEIELKYYDGEPVIRQIERVSRPGRRVYAGVDKTPRVANGLGITIVSTPKGVMADHKARENNVGGEVLAKVF, encoded by the coding sequence ATGTCGATCAGCGATCCGTTGGGCGATCTGCTCACCCGCATCCGCAATGCGCAGATGCGCCGCAAGGACAAGGTCTCGACGCCGGGCTCGCGGCTGCGTGGCCATGTGCTCGACGTTCTGAAGGACGAAGGCTATATCCGCGGCTACACGACCACGGATTTCGGCAATGGCCGCACCGAGTTCGAGATCGAGCTGAAATATTACGACGGCGAGCCCGTCATCCGGCAGATCGAGCGCGTCTCGCGTCCGGGCCGGCGCGTCTATGCGGGCGTGGACAAGACCCCGCGTGTCGCCAACGGCCTCGGCATCACCATCGTGTCGACGCCCAAGGGCGTCATGGCCGATCACAAGGCCCGCGAGAACAATGTCGGCGGAGAGGTGCTGGCGAAGGTCTTCTGA
- the rplV gene encoding 50S ribosomal protein L22 has translation MSKPSNPRALADNEAKAVANTLRVSPQKLNLLAQLIRGKKVDRALADLEFSRKRIAHEVKKTLESAIANAENNHGLDVDDLIVAQAFVGKSLVMKRFAARARGRSSRIEKPFANLTIIVREVEATAKA, from the coding sequence ATGTCCAAGCCGAGCAATCCGCGCGCGCTGGCCGACAATGAGGCGAAAGCCGTCGCCAACACGCTGCGCGTCTCCCCGCAGAAGCTCAATCTTCTCGCGCAGCTCATCCGCGGCAAGAAGGTCGATCGCGCGCTGGCCGATCTCGAATTCTCCCGCAAGCGCATCGCGCATGAGGTGAAGAAGACGCTCGAGAGCGCCATCGCCAATGCCGAGAACAATCACGGCCTCGACGTCGACGATCTGATCGTCGCCCAGGCCTTCGTCGGCAAGTCGCTCGTGATGAAGCGCTTCGCCGCTCGCGCGCGAGGCCGCTCGAGCCGCATCGAGAAGCCCTTCGCGAATCTGACCATCATCGTCCGCGAAGTCGAAGCGACGGCGAAGGCGTAA
- the rplN gene encoding 50S ribosomal protein L14, translating to MIQMQTNLDVADNSGARRVMCIKVLGGSKRKYAGVGDIIVVSIKEAIPRGRVKKGDVLKAVVVRTAKDIKRADGSVIRFDSNAAVLINNQQEPIGTRIFGPVPRELRAKNHMKIISLAPEVL from the coding sequence ATGATACAGATGCAGACAAATCTCGATGTCGCCGATAATTCGGGCGCCCGCCGCGTCATGTGCATCAAGGTGCTGGGCGGGTCGAAGCGCAAATACGCCGGCGTCGGCGACATCATCGTCGTCTCGATCAAGGAGGCGATTCCGCGCGGCCGCGTGAAGAAGGGCGACGTGCTGAAGGCGGTCGTCGTGCGCACGGCCAAGGACATCAAGCGCGCCGACGGCTCGGTGATCCGCTTCGACTCCAACGCCGCGGTGCTGATCAACAATCAGCAGGAGCCGATCGGCACCCGCATCTTCGGACCGGTGCCGCGCGAGCTGCGCGCCAAGAACCATATGAAGATCATCTCGCTCGCTCCGGAGGTGCTGTGA
- the rplC gene encoding 50S ribosomal protein L3, whose protein sequence is MRSGVIAQKVGMTRVFTEAGEHVPVTVLKLDGCQVVAHRTMEQNGYTAVQLGIGRAKVKNVSKAERGRFAIAKVEPKLKLAEFRVAESELLPVGAEITADHFVVGQFVDVTGTSLGKGFAGAMKRWNFGGLRATHGVSVSHRSHGSTGGRQDPGKTFKNKKMAGHMGVDRVTTQNLRVVQTDVERGLLLVEGSVPGHAGGWIFVRDAVKRALPAEAPQPGKYRLGEAAAAQDENKED, encoded by the coding sequence ATGCGGTCTGGCGTCATCGCGCAAAAGGTCGGAATGACCCGCGTTTTCACCGAGGCGGGCGAGCATGTGCCGGTCACGGTGCTGAAGCTCGACGGCTGCCAAGTCGTCGCGCATCGCACCATGGAGCAGAACGGCTACACCGCCGTGCAGCTCGGCATCGGCCGCGCCAAGGTGAAGAACGTCTCCAAGGCCGAGCGCGGGCGCTTCGCCATCGCCAAGGTCGAGCCGAAGCTGAAGCTCGCCGAGTTTCGCGTCGCCGAATCCGAGCTGCTGCCGGTCGGGGCCGAGATCACCGCCGATCATTTCGTGGTCGGCCAGTTCGTCGATGTGACCGGCACCTCGCTGGGCAAGGGCTTCGCCGGCGCTATGAAGCGCTGGAACTTCGGTGGTCTTCGCGCCACTCACGGCGTGTCGGTGTCGCATCGTTCCCATGGTTCGACCGGCGGCCGTCAGGACCCCGGCAAGACCTTCAAGAACAAGAAGATGGCGGGCCATATGGGCGTCGACCGCGTGACCACGCAGAATTTGCGCGTCGTGCAGACGGATGTCGAGCGCGGCCTGCTGCTGGTCGAGGGCTCGGTTCCCGGCCATGCCGGCGGCTGGATTTTTGTGCGCGACGCTGTGAAGCGCGCGCTGCCGGCGGAGGCGCCGCAGCCGGGCAAGTATCGCCTCGGCGAAGCCGCCGCCGCGCAAGACGAAAACAAGGAGGACTGA
- the rplF gene encoding 50S ribosomal protein L6, which yields MSRIGKKPVIVPAGVTAKVDGQLVQVKGAKGELQFRVPDDVAVTHEGNAIKVDPRSTSKRARALWGTSRAQVNNLVIGVTTGFEKKLEINGVGYRAAVAGKNLQLALGYSHDVNYPIPAGINIVTPKPTEIGISGIDKRQVGQVAAEIRALRGPEPYKGKGVKYAGEFIFRKEGKKK from the coding sequence ATGTCTCGTATCGGCAAGAAGCCCGTCATCGTGCCGGCCGGCGTCACCGCCAAGGTCGACGGCCAGCTCGTGCAGGTCAAGGGCGCGAAGGGCGAGCTGCAGTTCCGCGTGCCGGACGATGTCGCTGTCACGCATGAGGGCAATGCGATCAAGGTCGATCCGCGTTCGACCAGCAAGCGCGCCCGCGCTCTGTGGGGCACCTCGCGGGCGCAGGTGAACAATCTCGTGATCGGCGTCACTACCGGCTTCGAGAAGAAGCTGGAGATCAACGGCGTCGGCTATCGCGCCGCGGTCGCCGGCAAAAATCTCCAGCTCGCGCTCGGCTATTCGCACGATGTGAACTATCCGATTCCGGCCGGCATCAATATCGTGACGCCGAAGCCGACCGAGATCGGCATCTCCGGCATCGACAAGCGCCAGGTCGGGCAGGTCGCCGCCGAGATCAGAGCGCTCCGCGGCCCCGAGCCCTATAAGGGCAAGGGCGTCAAATATGCCGGCGAATTCATCTTCCGCAAGGAAGGCAAGAAGAAGTAA
- the rpsN gene encoding 30S ribosomal protein S14, with protein MAKKSSIETNKRRAKLAKAYAGRRERLKAKANDEALTAEERFEARLKLAELPRNSAAIRIRNRCEVSGRPRAFYRKLKLSRVALRELGSRGLIPGLVKSSW; from the coding sequence ATGGCCAAGAAGAGTTCGATCGAGACCAACAAGCGCCGGGCGAAGCTCGCCAAGGCCTATGCCGGCCGCCGGGAGCGCCTGAAGGCGAAGGCGAATGACGAGGCGTTGACGGCTGAAGAGCGCTTCGAAGCGCGCCTGAAGCTCGCCGAGCTGCCGCGCAACTCGGCCGCAATCCGCATCCGCAACCGCTGCGAGGTGTCGGGCCGACCGCGCGCTTTCTATCGCAAGCTGAAGCTCTCGCGCGTCGCGTTGCGCGAGCTCGGCTCGCGGGGGCTCATCCCCGGTCTCGTGAAGTCCAGCTGGTAA
- the rpsQ gene encoding 30S ribosomal protein S17 has product MPKRILQGVVVSDKQEKTVVVKVERRFTHPLFKKTVRRTKNYHAHDEERQFKVGDEVAIEETAPISRLKRWKVVGVVGKA; this is encoded by the coding sequence ATGCCGAAGCGAATTCTCCAGGGCGTCGTCGTCAGCGACAAGCAGGAAAAGACCGTGGTGGTGAAGGTGGAGCGTCGCTTCACTCATCCGCTGTTCAAGAAGACGGTGCGGCGCACCAAGAACTATCACGCTCATGACGAGGAGCGTCAGTTCAAGGTCGGCGACGAGGTGGCCATCGAGGAGACGGCCCCGATCTCGCGGCTGAAGCGCTGGAAGGTCGTCGGCGTTGTCGGCAAGGCCTGA
- the rpsC gene encoding 30S ribosomal protein S3: MGQKVNPIGLRLGVNRTWDSRWFASKGEYAKLLHEDLAIRAAVAKHLKQAAVSRIIIERPHKKCRVTIHSARPGVVIGKKGADIDKIRKLVGRLTGSEVVINIVEVRKPEVEATLVADSIAQQLERRVAFRRAMKRAVQSAIRLGAQGIRINCSGRLGGAEIARLEWYREGRVPLHTLRADVDYGVATAHTAYGACGIKVWIFKGEILEHDPMAQDKRLAEAAAGGGERDHHGERRRREPREPRDAA; the protein is encoded by the coding sequence ATGGGTCAGAAGGTCAATCCGATCGGTCTGCGCCTCGGCGTCAACCGCACCTGGGACTCTCGCTGGTTCGCCAGCAAGGGCGAATATGCGAAGCTGCTGCACGAGGATCTCGCGATCCGCGCGGCGGTCGCCAAGCATCTGAAGCAAGCAGCGGTGTCGCGCATCATCATCGAGCGCCCGCACAAAAAATGCCGTGTCACCATTCACTCCGCCCGTCCGGGCGTCGTGATCGGCAAGAAGGGCGCGGATATCGACAAGATCCGCAAGCTGGTCGGCCGACTGACCGGCAGCGAGGTCGTGATCAATATCGTCGAGGTGAGGAAGCCCGAGGTCGAAGCGACGCTGGTCGCCGATTCGATCGCGCAGCAGCTCGAGCGCCGCGTCGCCTTCCGTCGCGCCATGAAGCGCGCCGTGCAGTCGGCCATTCGCCTCGGCGCACAGGGCATCCGCATCAATTGCTCGGGCCGTCTCGGCGGCGCGGAGATCGCGCGGCTGGAATGGTATCGCGAGGGTCGCGTGCCGTTGCATACGCTGCGCGCCGATGTCGATTATGGCGTCGCCACCGCGCATACCGCTTATGGCGCCTGCGGAATCAAGGTGTGGATCTTCAAGGGCGAGATCCTCGAGCATGATCCGATGGCTCAGGACAAGCGTCTCGCCGAGGCGGCCGCGGGCGGCGGAGAGCGCGACCATCATGGCGAGCGTCGTCGTCGCGAGCCCCGCGAACCGCGCGACGCGGCCTAA
- the rpsJ gene encoding 30S ribosomal protein S10 gives MNGQNIRIRLKAFDHRILDTSTKEIVSTAKRTGAQVRGPIPLPTKIEKFTVNRSPHIDKKSREQFEIRTHKRVLDIVDPTPQTVDALMKLDLAAGVDVEIKL, from the coding sequence ATGAACGGACAAAACATCCGGATTCGCCTCAAGGCGTTCGATCACCGGATTCTCGACACGTCGACCAAGGAAATCGTCTCCACCGCCAAGCGCACGGGCGCGCAGGTGCGGGGGCCGATTCCGCTGCCGACCAAGATCGAGAAGTTCACGGTGAACCGCTCGCCGCATATCGATAAGAAATCGCGCGAGCAGTTCGAGATCAGAACGCATAAGCGCGTGCTCGATATCGTCGATCCGACCCCGCAGACGGTGGACGCGCTGATGAAGCTCGATCTCGCCGCGGGCGTCGACGTCGAGATCAAGCTTTAA
- the rplB gene encoding 50S ribosomal protein L2, translated as MALKTFKPVTPSLRQLVIVDRSDLYKGKPVKTLTEGKTSSGGRNNNGRVTVRFRGGGHKQTYRLIDFKRRKLDVSAKVERIEYDPNRTAFIALIRYADDELSYILAPQRLSAGDVVISGNQVDVKPGNAMPIGNIPVGTIVHNVEMKIGKGGAIARSAGNYAQIVGRDQGYVIIRLNSGEQRLVHGQCFATIGAVSNPDHMNISLGKAGRARWLGRRPHNRGVTMNPVDHPHGGGEGRTSGGRHPVTPWGKPTKGKKTRTNKQTDKFIVSSRHAKKKKG; from the coding sequence ATGGCGCTGAAGACATTCAAGCCGGTCACGCCGAGCCTTCGACAGCTCGTCATCGTCGACCGCAGCGATCTCTACAAGGGCAAGCCGGTCAAGACGCTGACCGAGGGCAAGACGTCGTCGGGCGGCCGCAACAACAACGGCCGTGTGACGGTGCGCTTCCGCGGCGGCGGCCACAAGCAGACCTACCGTCTCATCGACTTCAAGCGCCGCAAGCTCGACGTCTCCGCAAAGGTGGAGCGGATCGAATATGATCCGAACCGCACCGCCTTCATCGCGCTCATTCGCTACGCCGACGATGAATTGTCCTACATTCTCGCGCCGCAGCGGCTTTCCGCCGGCGACGTGGTGATCTCGGGCAATCAGGTCGATGTGAAGCCCGGCAACGCCATGCCGATCGGCAACATCCCGGTCGGCACGATCGTGCATAATGTCGAGATGAAGATCGGCAAGGGCGGCGCGATCGCCCGCTCGGCCGGCAATTATGCGCAGATCGTCGGCCGCGATCAGGGCTATGTGATCATTCGCCTCAATTCGGGCGAGCAGCGTCTGGTGCACGGCCAGTGCTTCGCGACGATCGGCGCGGTGTCGAACCCCGATCATATGAACATCTCGCTCGGCAAGGCGGGGCGCGCGCGCTGGCTCGGTCGTCGCCCGCACAATCGCGGCGTCACCATGAATCCGGTCGACCATCCGCACGGCGGCGGCGAGGGCCGCACCTCGGGCGGCCGTCACCCGGTGACCCCCTGGGGCAAGCCGACCAAGGGCAAGAAGACGCGCACGAACAAGCAGACCGACAAATTCATCGTGTCCTCGCGGCACGCCAAGAAGAAGAAGGGCTGA
- a CDS encoding 50S ribosomal protein L23 produces the protein MSKDPRHYDVIVSPVITEKATIASEQNKVVFNVARTATKPQIKAAVEGLFDVKVDAVNTLLRKGKLRAFRGVRGRQSTVKKAVVTLAEGHKIDVTTGL, from the coding sequence ATGAGCAAGGACCCGCGCCATTACGACGTGATCGTCTCTCCGGTCATCACCGAGAAGGCGACGATCGCCTCGGAGCAGAACAAAGTGGTCTTCAATGTCGCGCGCACCGCGACCAAGCCGCAGATCAAGGCGGCGGTCGAGGGGCTGTTCGACGTGAAGGTGGATGCGGTCAACACGCTGCTGCGCAAGGGCAAGCTGCGCGCCTTCCGCGGTGTGCGCGGCCGCCAGTCGACAGTGAAGAAAGCCGTCGTCACCCTGGCCGAAGGCCATAAGATCGACGTGACGACGGGACTGTAA
- the rplE gene encoding 50S ribosomal protein L5, whose product MAEEKKPKAAKAPKGEGKAGKAKSAPEAAHAESSSHQKAVLPEGPYTPRMKKHYDEVVRAKLTEQFGYKNAFEVPTIEKIVLNMGVGEAVNDSKKVTSAAADLGLIAGQRPVVTRARKAISTFKVRENMPIGAKVTLRKTRMYEFLDRLITIALPRVRDFRGLNPKSFDGRGSFALGIKEHIVFPEIDYDKAESILGMDVIVVTTAKTDDEARALLHAFNFPFRQ is encoded by the coding sequence ATGGCTGAGGAAAAGAAGCCGAAGGCCGCCAAGGCTCCGAAGGGAGAGGGCAAGGCCGGCAAGGCGAAATCCGCCCCGGAGGCCGCGCACGCCGAATCGTCCTCCCACCAGAAGGCGGTTCTGCCGGAGGGGCCCTATACGCCGCGCATGAAGAAGCACTACGACGAGGTCGTGCGCGCCAAGCTCACCGAGCAGTTCGGCTATAAGAACGCCTTCGAGGTGCCGACGATCGAGAAGATCGTGCTGAACATGGGCGTCGGCGAGGCGGTCAACGACAGCAAGAAGGTGACTTCCGCCGCCGCCGATCTCGGCCTCATCGCCGGCCAGCGTCCGGTGGTGACGCGCGCCCGCAAGGCGATCTCCACCTTCAAGGTGCGCGAGAACATGCCGATCGGCGCCAAGGTCACGCTGCGCAAGACGCGCATGTACGAGTTTCTGGATCGGCTCATCACGATCGCGCTGCCGCGCGTTCGTGACTTCCGCGGGCTGAACCCCAAGTCGTTCGACGGCCGTGGCTCATTCGCGCTCGGCATCAAGGAGCACATCGTGTTCCCGGAGATCGACTACGACAAGGCCGAGTCGATCCTCGGCATGGATGTGATCGTCGTGACAACGGCGAAGACCGACGACGAGGCGCGCGCCCTGCTGCACGCGTTCAATTTCCCGTTCCGGCAGTGA